The genomic DNA TCCCAGTGGGAAGCACTGCTCAGCTTGATCACTAACAATAAATTCCTTCACATCAAAAGCATTGAAAAGGGCCCCATTTGCTCCCATTTTATTTAATACGAGCATTGCATTGCTGCTTATGCTGCTGAAGATAATGAATGAAGCATGACTTGTTGATCCGTTCAGAAAATGGGCGCTAATAAGTATCGCTTGGTTTTTTAATGGTCATATGCTGAGATAGGGGAAATCTGTTACATGCCGTACTTGGGCCACGGCAATTAGGCTCTGCTGTTAACCATTTGTTATATCTGCTGTTGTATCGCCTTCAGCTTGGCACCTTGCTGATTACAACATGCTGGATCgataattaaacaaatgaaagcGGACTGATGGGTCAATTTTCATCTCATCTTAGCCAACGGCTGCAGTGAAGTCATGCCCaactctaaaaaaataaaacctcttGAAATGTagcagtgaaaaatgaaaaggttGTTAAAATATTTGGACTGCACGTTTGTTTGCATGGTTCTATTTGATGGCCGTTTTACGCAGCGCTCTGCCACGCTGATGCGACAGGAAGGGAGAAGTCATTGGTGGCAGAGTGAGCGGTAACTCTTCAGTTGGAATCAAACCTGtgacttattaaaaaaaagactccaTTCTAGCACAAGCTCTGCAGTGGTTGATGGGTGTTAGCCTACTGTGACTGGCAGAGGAGGAAATAAGGTAAACCATATGGATGTTCAGTTgtagaaaaaaacttttattttttacttggtTCAAGTAACAATAACACACATCAAAATGAAGTAAAAGTGGGCCTAGTCACTATTTCTAATGAATGGGTTTCTAATTTTAATACTGACATACATATAGCCCACTTCTAAAAAAGTTTTACTTAttgactttatttttaaaggagAGTTTATATGCAGGTAACatggagtagctgcagctacatgtacaagtgtcccctgagctaaaacggcagtggtcggggcaagttttagagtgcctttgtgcctcttaacagacacaaaatgcaattaatatgtctgtgccacatgaacaggacccttacgtgtcaacaagatgcgttttcaactcagacattgtttaaattcacctaccctggtccctgtctcgatcctgcctgtagctagcttgccctgctagcggatagccgttagctgctagctgctgtccggtgagtgtattcagccaggcttctgtaataatcatcccaataacaatccatggagcggcggtggtgtggctatgtcctccagaggacaggtcatgttaCGTCTttaagtgtattcccccctaaaataaacagtagtagctgttagctgctagctgccctccggtgagtgtgtacagctagatagccgttagctgctagctgccgtccggtgagtgtattcagccaggcttctgtgataatcatcccaataaaaatccacggagcgcccggtggtctggtggatgtcctgcataggaaagatcatgccttcgcagcgaaaggtttagattatttccccctcaaaataggtaattgagcactgtagtggttatgaccatatcagtgactatgtaactacatggaaatgggataaacgatgtctgtggatTGCACAGTAACAAAATGGAATACACTTCaggacgtgacatgacctgtcctctggaggacatatccacaccaccaccgctccgtggattgttattgggatgattattacagaagcctgtctgaatacactcactggacggcagctagcagctaacggctaatggctatcagctagcagggcaagctatcTACCGGCGGGATCGatacaaggaccagggtaggtgaatttaaacaatgtctgagttgaaaacgcatcttgttgacacgtaagggccctgttcatgtggcacagacatattaattgcattttgtgtctgttaagaggcacaaaggcactctaaaacttgccccgaccactgccgttttagctcaggggacgctttaGTACGTAggtgcagcttctccgtgttacctgcactgattcgggtcggggttttttctatcgaaagtactcgcgtagctatagcgatcaagattaatgtaaaaattggccagaattctcctttaaggttaATTGTGCACTTAGACAGGCACATCTTTTCTCTATGGGCTCACTAGGCAAGCTGCTTTTTATCTTTTCAGCTACGTTCTAAAATTTAAGTGcgcatttacatgcacatttaAGGTGGATTCAGCTTTTCAACAGATGTTGCTCTggacatggatgtattagctcTGGATGGTGACAGTGAAGTATGTTAGGGCTGAGCGCAGCTGCAAACTGAGCTTACCTACGTAGTTGTGGTATGAGCAGCCTGTCCGACGTTGTAGTCTTCTGGTGGTTGTGCATGAGTAAACTCAATTGtttcaatcttgcagagacggagattGAGTTATATACTAGGAATAATGTAGGCAAGGGGTAATTGTTGCTAACTAGAATGCTAGTTACCTTAACAAGTAACggtagcttttttaaatttatttatttattttatttttttaacaataaaacgTCTGTATGGAGCACACCGTGAGATACAAGCTATGGAgcatttatacattgttgtgttttttcataTAAAATGTACGAATTAAGTCTttaacgcttcagatgtaagttATTGGTGTCAGGTGACGTCAAATGGCAGTCACTGGAATGCtacggcgggtgagtgcttgttagcatctaATGGGCATAGGAGGTACGTAAGTGTTTTTTCTCCCATATTCGTGATGTTTCTGGGCTTAAGTACTGTTCTAATACTTGGGCAGGTGTAAGATTCTTTTCTCGATAGGGAATGACACGTTAAGGTTTGTCTTCGGAGCTGTCGTGATATTTGTCAGTAGCCATGCTGACGTCAGCAGAATGCATAAGGCACTTATATTCTGCATTTGTACGTAGTGTGGTCGTGGCTGGCCTCGGCAGTTAGTCTTGCATCATTAAAGTGTGTTGTCTTACTCATGGGCGCGCCAAACTCAGCATGGTGCATATGGGTCGCGTGTCCTCCTATCAGCATTAGGGTCATCGCAACTTCCTATTTCATGGATCCTTCTTGCGGTATCCTATGTctgattttgttactttttaccTAGATTCTGCGTTGCCCGCTGAAGGTGAGTATTTTGCGTATCTACCCAAACACTTTCTATCACTACTTACGATTACTTTTGGGCATGTCGacacaattatttttgtttgtggttgGTAATCACTTGCTTCACATGATCGTCATCGTGCGGATGGCTTCTCTGTCTTAACCACGCTAGCGTCAATTGGTATCTGGGTATTACTAAGGcactatattaataatacatgtgtggcacttgttttcttttgctgagTTAAGTTTTGGGGGAATCCCTATCctaagtatggtggtggtagtccATCTTACTGGGCAAAAGGCGGTCGTTATTGTCTTATGTTACTGATCGAATTTTAGCAGCAAGTTGTACAGTTCAGGtctgcaatatgtttaaacagAATTCATCTTTGCAATGGGATTCTCATATTTGCTACACCCTATAGATCTCATCATATCAATGTCTCGTTATGAGCATGTTTTACACGGTCTTTGCAGCACGGCCAGCTATACTTCATATTCTGCACGTTCAAATTGCTTCTTCTTTGCAGCAtgtttaacctgtttttttttttcgcagCATGGGTAAATACTCTATTGTAACTCTTCATTTATGCAGTGCATTAAGTGACATTATCACTGACCTTGTACGCAGCTAACTCATGACATTTGACCTCATTCAAGTTGTACTCCTTACAACACTAACCTTCTAAGTCGCAGAGACACTGCTTCTTTTCATTGCTTTTAATCTAAGATTAACTACTCATTGCCTAGGCTCATACTAGAGGTTTTCCCGGCTATATTTCGGTTCAGCAACAACTCGGCATATGGTCTTCCTGTTTACTCCTCTTACATTCGTGATGTCATCGCAACCCAGAGATCTTTTAGGCATAATCCTGGTAAGCGTGCATATAACTGGTGGTGGTGTATTGATCTCTGAACAGTGGtagaggaagtactgaatctcagtacaaataaccagacatatatttattttagtaaaagtacaatgAAAACCCTTCTTTAGTAACAGTACCTggttttaaatgtacttaagtattaaaagtaaaagtctgcAGAGATTCTGGGTTTGTTCCGGCCTGAATTGCcgaggttttgttttgtgttcagcCTTCTTAACGTGGAGGCGCTGGTTCAATCATTGTTGCCCGCACTGACACACAGTTTTGCCCATTTAAAGCTATGATTAAGTATCTATCTTACAGGTCTCAGAGTAGTACCCTGTCACTCTTATTTGTTATTCCTGGAGATTTCCCTATGTCGAAATGTTGGTTTAACCAGCATTTGAAACTAGTCCTTATCAAAGCTAACATTTCACCAAAGCGGGTCATTCATTTAGAATAGGGGCTGTACTACTGCTGCTAGTCAAGGGGTCTCCAGTACTTCTCTACAACAACTTGGACGGTGGGCTTCCTCTGCGTACTCGTCATATATTCTCCCTGATGTAGAAGACATCATCAATAACCAGAGATCTCTTAAACCTTGATTGTGGTAAGATTGCATATAACTGGTGGTGGTATATGGATGGGTGGTGTTCTCAATGGTACTGATgtattgtttttactgttttgatcAATTTAGATTTTATTTAGCTTCTAGTTGGTTCCTGCCTGAATTCCCGATGTTTTGTGTTATGTTCAGCCTGAATTGCTGATGTGTGTTTTGCCTTATAATTACAAGTGCTGTTGTAACTGCAGAGGTCTGTGGTTGTTCCTGCCTGGATTGCCGAAATTTCGTGTTCAGCTGAATTGCTGATCATTTTTTGTTCGTTCCGGCCTGAATTGCCGAGATTTTGTGTTCAGCCTGAATTGCTGAtacgtatttttgtttttatatctgtagaagtttttgtgtttgttccgGCCTAAATTGCTGAGGTTTTGTTTTGCAACAACGTATTGTTTCATATGTCTTTGGGGTGTGACTTATGACCTAGTATGGTTCAGTGTGTTTATTACTCTAATTATTCACTGATTATTTAACACATTCATGTTTTGTGTCACCATACAGATTTGTGGTGGCTTTAAGGTATGTATATGCTTGTCATTTAATCACTTAAATTCTTTTCAAGTTTTGGGggatgtgtttggttttcctaaacattagatttgtatagataccccctttacaatggagtctaatctccaactaattatgtttgtacttacttggttatatcttattaataaatgtttgcatatctacaacggagtctctcctgattgaaatgtagctcagcgtaaattctgtcagggagacttctattacgttgtctctcttctctttaactgatcagctgggcagtgggtgttacggttctgtataccaattagaattgggcacttatgttctaaccaatcacagcatactaccatgttttaaatctgttctctctcctgcttctgtcagttgtatgttcagacgagagtgcgacccgcctcctccccttctacctccaGACATTTTCGACGGTGTTCTCGGTCTTCTCCCGGCTGACGGCTTGTTTTTACGTCTTCGGatttttctcaccaccaccagtgtctagattccattgggggatgtgtttggttttcctaaacattagatttgtatagatacCCCTTTTACAATTGAGTCTAAGCTCCAAATAATtgtttgtacttacttggttatatcttattaataaatgtttgcatatctgcaacggagtctctcctgattgaattgaTATATATAGCCTTATTAGGACATTTCTCACCAGTAcccaatttaaaaaacattgagcTGAAAAGGAAAGATGCCACACATTTCCTCACAAAAGCATATAGCCTGTAGTTTAAAGTAGTGGTTTACAACCTTTTTTGAATTGTGACCCTTAAAAGTTTTCTCTCAACCTCTTGTCACATATGAGTGATAAGACAAGGGTGCTGTTTCCtatacggaagaggattaggaccaatgtgaaaaatgtatttgagttctgagtttcgGAATTCTGAGTTGCAGAAATTCTGACTTTGATCTcacaattctgactttaaactcaggactcaaatacatgtttcacatgtggccccAATACTCTTCCGTAGTTTCTTAATATTGCTtcattttattagttttttaacACTGGATTGCAGAAATAGGTTTATTTTAAGTAAGTATAAGTTACTGCTTGAGGGGAAACTTTAGTCTTGAATGCACcctgaaatgtgtttattttagaaGTGGTTCCCCATTGAGTTCTGTCAGTCTTTCGCCCCATCCTTTAGCCTGCACTGTgatggtaaaaaaacaaaaatctagcAGAAGTTCGGATGAAGTTCACTTTAGGCCAAGCTGTTTCCAAGCAGCTGTGTGTCCTTCCTACGTCACTGCCGTCACTGATGATTTGTTATCCCAACAAGATCTATGTCAGAGAGTTGGCCCCTTTCCCTCGCTCTGTATGTCATATTTATTAATGTGAGAGCCGCAGGGGTAGTTGCGTAACGGTCTGTTTGAActatttgaaaacatttcactTCTCTTTTCTCGCATCCGTCTTTAGTGCTGGGGTTAACATAACTGCTTTCAGCGCAAAGCCTCTCTCGCAGGCTGTGACATTGAACACCTCTGTCTCTTCACTGCTGCACTCAGAGGTGTGTCTGTACACTCAAAACCCTTCGGAGTTAAGCGATAAGCGACGGTTTACAGTATAGAACAGATCATACAACGAGAAAACAAATAGGCTACAGTTTAGGCATGTAGTGTGAGTTCCCGGTGTGACCTCATCGACAAGCAAACATTGTAAACCCAAACAACAGTTTCCGACGCGATTTTACGGGAAGAGAGtgagtgtgaaagagagagagagggggggagagaggaagagggagagaggaaaaagcgagggagctagagagagagagagagagagagagagagagagagagagagagaaaaagcgagagagggggagagaggggggggggagagagtgagagagagagaaaaaaacgcgAGAGAGGGACAGTGGGggatagggagagagagagggggagagagagagagggggggggggtgtgatgatgatgatggcgaCTTTTACCGTGGGACAGGCTCAGAAGGGGAGCGGATTTAATTTAAGGTGGACCAATAATTGTCTGGAgtcctttttacattttttattttatcataaaAAGTGAATTTTTATCATTTGTGTGTAATTTTCTACGCAAAATCAACCTGTTTCATCAAAGTCATCTGTTTATTAGGCTACGCCAGTGCGGAAACCTGCTTTTTAATTGAATTGTTTCAAGATACAACAAGttgatttaaatttaaaaaaacgtgcACAGCTAAATACGATTGTTAGGACTCAACTGtggacaaaaatgtctaaaaaatgttttgcagatTAATCAGTCAAACACGGGTAAAAATCAGCTCCGCCTTGACCAACTTTAACAAAAATCCTGGTCACAAAATAATGCATCCTGGATAAGAATCCTACCGTGTATATGACACTATGTAAGGACATAAGAAGTGCTTTTGCTTGTGTtatttttaactacattttgctGACAagacttctgtacttttacttaaagtgttttacttgtaacagagtacatTGTTGTATTACTTTCACAAAAGCAAATGACCccagtacttcttccaccactgataaagCCATATGAAGAGTATAAGGACGTCATAGGATGGTCTGAGTCTACATCATGTCTAGTTGCACTTCCAATGCAGGCTTAAGTCTGATATTCCACACTTTCCTTTTACTATAGTGTAGGCGCTCTCTGCTACTGTAAAGCCTCACTGTGTGGGTGCTTTACAAACAGTGAGGACGACCTTAAATAAGGGGCTGGCCTCTGTGGGTACAGCAGAAGCCGCTGCCTCCCCTCAGTGATGCGGGGAATCTGCGCTGCTTTCTGTCTGCTATATAAACCGCACACAGCGCCCAGAGCTCACAGCTTCAGTGGACAGTTCCGTGGTGCTGAAATCTcacagacaccacacacacacacacacacacacacacacactcacactcacacacactcactctctcgctctctcataCATGCCTGGAGCCATGGACGGATTCTCGTTGAAACTTTTTCTACTTTCTTGCCTGGCTGTTGCTCAGAGCTCCGCGCAAGACTTCGGACAGACGCAGTTTATTTGCACGTCGGTGCCCAAGGATATGGACTTGTGCGCGGCCACGATGCAAAACAGCGGACCGGCGGAGGACCTGAAGACCACGGTCATGCAGCTGCGGGAGACCGTGCTACAGCAAAAGGAGACCATTATGAACCAAAAGGAGACGATCAGGGAACTAACGTCAAAGTTGAGCCGATGCGAGAGCCAGAGCCTCCCGGCGGCAGGACCCGGCGCGAGACGGCCGGGGGCGAAGAACACGATGGGGGATGTATCCCGGGGCACCACGGACACTCTGGCCCAGCTGGGACAGACTTTACAAACGCTGAAACAGAGACTGGAGAATCTGGAGGTAGGCAAAGcaaaaaaggagaggagagcagcGCTGACCCGGTCAAAAGTTGATTCAATTAGCCTCCCTGGTTGTTTATTAGAAGGAGGGTTAAGCCTCTAATATACACTGCTGCAACATTGTTCTGGCTTTGAGCAGGCTCTGCTTGGAGATGCACATGTGCTTTAGTTCGTTCATCTTTTAATTGACAGTGAGAGAGAAGCATCATGTGAAGTAAACCAAGTGCAGGGTAAAGCTGCATTTTGAATAATTTGGCGCAGAGCATGCgcgcgcccacacacacacacacacacacacacacacacacacacacacacacacgcacacgcacagttAGGACCAGGCTGCTGTTTCAGGGAGTTTAAGACCGGAGAAAGTATTCCTTGTGCCCCTGTAACCcagtgtctgtctccctctgtccgATGCAGCAATACAGTCGAGGGAACAACACCGTGCAGGCGAACAGCCTGAAAGATCTGCTCCAGAACAAGATAGACGATATGGAGAAGCAGGTTCTGTCCCGGGTCAACACGATAGAGGAGACCAAACCGGGCACCAGGAATGACACCGAGCAGCGGAACAGAGTGGAGTCCACGCTCACCACTCTGCACCATCGGATCACAGACCTGGAGAAAGGTGCGTTGGGGGATTTCCAAGGTGGGACGGAGTGCGCGCATACCACTTTCACGGCATTGAATGTGGCTCCACGGGAGTTCTTAACAAGATTAGGTgtcatttaattgtttgtttgttttttaagctcAATGGCGTCTCAGTGTTTAGAAAGAACTGACACATTCAGTATTACAGCAATGCAACGTGGAGCCGTTCAAAATGCCGCAACCATCACGTTGCGCACAGATAgtgtgagggaggagaggggagagctgCATTGCTTTGCATATCTCAAGACCTGTTTGCACTTTTGCTTCGCTGAGTTTCTGATTCCCAAAGCCAAAAACCTGACTGACTATCTTGCATGTGGGGGGGGTTGCTATATGCATATGCAGAGGTCATAGGCGGAGAAAGTTAGCAGGGTGCGCCTCGCGCTGGCGCGTTGTGTTCGCTTGTTCAGCTTTTCAACACGTGCAAATGCGCGTGCGTATGtgcgagagagggagacagagccCTTCTACACAGGCAGCcgacaaaatgtgtttttatatgtggtaattttaatattgtgaagaaaaaaaaatcgattacattttcagacaatctttgtttttcttctgtttcttccACTAACTGACATGAATTGAATCATATACATCCCATAATCTTCATCATCAATCTTCTCCCAATCCCTAAATACATACAAAACGCTGAAAAACTCTATAATAACGGACATTTCCTCTACAGGTAAAGAAACCAGGCCAACAGATAAGTTTCAGCTCACCTTCCCCCTGAGAACCAACTACATGTACGCCAAAGCCAAGAGGAGCCTCCCGGAGATGTACTCCTTCAGCGTGTGTTTGTGGATCAAGTCCAACGCCTCTCCTGGGGTGGGGACACCCTTCTCCTACGCTGTACCGGGTCAGGCCAACGAGCTGGTGCTGATCGAGTGGGGGAACAACCCTATGGAGATTCTCATCAATGACAAGGTAATAGAAACTGATTACCGTGGATAGAGACTGATTCCACACATACGCCTACCTTTGCAGGGTTTCATTTTGGCCTTTTTTGCATTTGCTTTGTACATTTATCATGTCAATATGCAGAACAACTTACAGTGGGTGCAACAGTAGGAAAAAGTTATAATACTTTGTGCACGGATGAGTAACCAGACAACAATGTGCCAGATCTGGAAATGGAATAAAAATAGGTGCTAAGGTGAGCAACAGAGGGGTCTTTTTTTAGAGGAAATGATACATGACAGGGGAAGTGATTCAGCAGGAAGAAGAGAAGGTGTGGAAGCAATAGATTTTCAGGCGGTGGGGAGTGACTCTGCTACTAAAGTGTGAAAGAGAGATTGCTAACTGGAGAGAAAGACGTCATTTTTCCAATGTCTCTGCTGCAGGTTGCAAAGCTGCCGTTTCTCATCAATGACGGGAAATGGCATCACCTGTGCATCACGTGGACCACCCGTGACGGGATGTGGGAAGCCTTCCAGGATGGAGTGATGCGGGGAAGTGGAGAAAATCTGGCACCGTACCACCCCATCAAACCAGACGGAGTGCTGGTCCTGGGACAAGAGCAGGTggatatttcttttttacatcaGTGATTGCAACTTCTGAACATTTTTGAACATCTCTAGACACAATTATGCATTTCATTTTGGATAAAAGTTAAAAATGGGAATCATTCTGAAATGAGATTGTGGGGACATTGGAGAGGTGGCCAATTAAGGCTGCCCAGTCAAATTGGTGTGCAATGTATCATCCCAGGATTGTAACGAATTACAGAGAATTTACTGTAGATAGTCAGATTGTTGTCCTAGGAAGAGACCCGTATAACGAGATAAACatgtccgtgtacacaaatcaatagattaaaaatgacTTGACCATTTCACCAACTGCTGTGAGACCGTGTTGCAACTCAAGCATTTGGCCAAATTACATTCCATACATTAGatcacatttcatttagctgacgtttctatccaaagcgacttccaataagTGCATTTAACCATGAAGGTACGAACTCAGAATAGCAAGAATCACATAGAAGTACATTAGCTT from Sander vitreus isolate 19-12246 chromosome 2, sanVit1, whole genome shotgun sequence includes the following:
- the LOC144530499 gene encoding neuronal pentraxin-1-like, with the translated sequence MPGAMDGFSLKLFLLSCLAVAQSSAQDFGQTQFICTSVPKDMDLCAATMQNSGPAEDLKTTVMQLRETVLQQKETIMNQKETIRELTSKLSRCESQSLPAAGPGARRPGAKNTMGDVSRGTTDTLAQLGQTLQTLKQRLENLEQYSRGNNTVQANSLKDLLQNKIDDMEKQVLSRVNTIEETKPGTRNDTEQRNRVESTLTTLHHRITDLEKGKETRPTDKFQLTFPLRTNYMYAKAKRSLPEMYSFSVCLWIKSNASPGVGTPFSYAVPGQANELVLIEWGNNPMEILINDKVAKLPFLINDGKWHHLCITWTTRDGMWEAFQDGVMRGSGENLAPYHPIKPDGVLVLGQEQDTLGGGFDATQAFVGELANLNIWNRKLSIAEIYNLATCNSKAPAGNVFSWTESNIEIFGGATKWTFEPCRSLN